One genomic region from Paroceanicella profunda encodes:
- a CDS encoding IclR family transcriptional regulator, with protein MTEQHRFPEIDERLFLQSVSRALDVLEAYAAAPQPKSLGEIAQAAGINKSAAQRIGQTLLSRGYLELADNGRLTLGRLFLDRSFDYLRSNPLIERSMPVLTDLRKMAEERVDLSLFDAKHDDLSIVYAARLQSKRETFYATLSGRRQPSVTATGGRACMALLPDERVDDIIARSERRMVTQRTIATPEGIRAKVAEARRDGFAYAEEESLIGEIVLAAAITGPGGLPIGAIHIAGSLSEWTAEHFRRRFAPLAIEAARALSS; from the coding sequence ATGACCGAACAGCACCGCTTTCCCGAGATCGACGAACGCCTGTTCCTGCAGTCCGTCTCGCGGGCCCTCGACGTGCTGGAGGCCTATGCCGCCGCGCCGCAGCCGAAATCCCTGGGTGAGATCGCACAGGCGGCCGGAATCAACAAGAGCGCCGCGCAGCGCATCGGCCAGACCCTGCTCAGCCGCGGCTATCTGGAGCTCGCCGACAACGGGCGGCTCACGCTCGGGCGGCTGTTCCTGGACCGCAGCTTCGACTACCTGCGCTCCAACCCGCTGATCGAACGCTCCATGCCCGTGCTCACCGACCTGCGCAAGATGGCCGAGGAGCGGGTGGACCTGAGCCTGTTCGACGCGAAGCACGACGACCTGTCCATCGTCTACGCCGCCCGGCTGCAAAGCAAGCGCGAGACGTTCTACGCCACGCTCTCGGGCCGCCGCCAGCCCAGCGTCACGGCCACCGGCGGGCGGGCCTGCATGGCGTTGCTGCCGGACGAGCGGGTGGATGACATCATCGCCCGCTCCGAGCGGCGCATGGTCACCCAGCGTACCATCGCCACGCCCGAGGGCATCCGCGCCAAGGTGGCCGAGGCCCGGCGTGACGGCTTCGCCTATGCCGAGGAGGAGAGCCTGATCGGCGAGATCGTGCTCGCCGCGGCGATCACCGGCCCCGGCGGCCTGCCCATCGGCGCGATCCACATCGCCGGATCGCTGAGCGAATGGACCGCGGAGCACTTCCGCCGACGCTTCGCCCCCCTCGCCATCGAGGCCGCGCGCGCCCTCTCCTCCTGA
- a CDS encoding cytochrome P450, with protein MSAAPLSEPPLPAPVTDIDLFSDESLADLPSAWAAIRDLGPVVWMSRYGVYAMGRHAHVRPVLTDWKTFSSTGGSGLADIRRPDAWRAGSPIVEVDPPDHTAVRRALQKILSPVLIRGWKADFEAAAEALVDRLLEQGSFDGVSDLAEEYVSSTFPPALGLVDEPQRRANLFLLGEYNFDGQGPRNARFLATEAKVEEIRDWFNASMTREAMVPGGFGAQIFEAADRGEIVPEVAPLLVRSFLRGGLDTTSSTISAALRHLSEDPAQFALLREDPDARVKSAFDEAMRLEAPIPNVGRLTMAETEIGGVPVAADHKMLVLLGAANRDPEAWEDAARFDLRRNTNAQMALGTGIHMCIGQMIARLEGEAVLKAVAGRVGRITPEGAPVRKLNNNLRSLKSLPLRFHPA; from the coding sequence ATGAGTGCCGCGCCGCTGTCGGAGCCGCCGCTGCCGGCGCCGGTCACCGACATCGACCTCTTCTCCGACGAGAGCCTTGCCGACCTGCCCTCGGCCTGGGCCGCGATCCGCGATCTCGGCCCGGTGGTGTGGATGTCGCGCTACGGCGTCTACGCCATGGGCCGGCACGCGCATGTGCGCCCGGTGCTGACCGACTGGAAGACCTTCTCCTCCACCGGGGGCTCGGGCCTCGCCGACATCCGCCGCCCCGATGCCTGGCGCGCCGGCAGCCCGATCGTCGAGGTCGATCCGCCCGACCACACCGCGGTGCGCCGGGCGCTGCAGAAGATCCTCTCGCCGGTGCTGATCCGCGGCTGGAAGGCCGATTTCGAGGCCGCGGCCGAGGCGCTGGTCGACCGCCTTCTGGAACAGGGCAGCTTCGACGGGGTGAGCGATCTCGCGGAGGAATACGTCTCCTCCACCTTCCCCCCGGCGCTGGGCCTCGTCGACGAGCCGCAACGCCGCGCCAACCTCTTCCTGCTCGGCGAGTACAATTTCGACGGGCAGGGCCCGCGCAACGCCCGTTTCCTTGCCACCGAGGCGAAGGTCGAGGAGATCCGCGACTGGTTCAACGCCTCGATGACCCGCGAGGCCATGGTGCCCGGCGGCTTCGGCGCGCAGATCTTCGAGGCGGCGGACCGGGGCGAGATCGTGCCCGAGGTGGCCCCGCTGCTGGTGCGCTCCTTCCTGCGCGGCGGGCTGGACACCACCTCCTCGACCATCTCCGCCGCGCTGCGCCATCTCTCGGAGGACCCCGCGCAGTTCGCCCTGCTGCGCGAGGACCCGGACGCCCGGGTGAAATCCGCCTTCGACGAGGCGATGCGCCTCGAGGCGCCGATCCCCAACGTCGGCCGCCTCACCATGGCCGAGACCGAGATCGGCGGCGTGCCCGTGGCGGCCGACCACAAGATGCTCGTGCTCCTCGGTGCCGCCAACCGCGACCCCGAGGCCTGGGAGGACGCGGCCCGCTTCGACCTGCGCCGCAACACCAATGCCCAGATGGCGCTGGGCACCGGCATCCACATGTGCATCGGCCAGATGATCGCGCGGCTCGAAGGCGAGGCGGTGCTGAAGGCCGTGGCCGGCCGCGTGGGCCGCATCACCCCCGAGGGCGCCCCGGTGCGCAAGCTCAACAACAACCTGCGCTCCCTCAAGAGCCTGCCGCTGCGCTTCCACCCCGCCTGA
- a CDS encoding polysaccharide deacetylase family protein, producing MHDMSVKWPNGARCAVMLTFDFDAETLWTSRDPANAHRPGVLSQGRYGAEVGVPKILDTLEEADVKGTFFVPGWTVENHTDKVEAILKGGHEVGHHSYSHVWVSDDPEKEVEEFERGLEALKSCVGVVPRGFRSPAGEVSAGLFRLLKKHGLLYDSSLMNHINPYRHTAEDGSPGVIELPWHWSLDDAPHALFSVKSPRPIFPNSHMLELFKDEFREIYRWGGLYDIIFHPQITGRPGRIAMLRELIAFIRTFPDVWITTGAEVAEHWAGLEAEGAV from the coding sequence ATGCATGACATGAGCGTGAAATGGCCGAACGGCGCCCGCTGCGCGGTGATGCTGACCTTCGATTTCGACGCCGAGACCCTCTGGACCTCGCGCGACCCGGCGAACGCGCACCGCCCCGGCGTGCTCTCCCAGGGCCGCTACGGCGCCGAGGTGGGCGTGCCCAAGATCCTCGACACGCTGGAGGAGGCGGACGTGAAGGGCACCTTCTTCGTGCCCGGCTGGACGGTGGAAAACCACACCGACAAGGTGGAGGCCATCCTGAAGGGCGGCCATGAGGTGGGCCACCATTCCTACTCCCATGTCTGGGTCTCCGACGACCCGGAGAAGGAGGTGGAGGAGTTCGAGCGCGGGCTGGAGGCGCTGAAGAGCTGCGTGGGCGTGGTGCCCAGGGGCTTCCGCTCGCCGGCGGGCGAGGTTTCGGCCGGGCTGTTCCGGCTGCTCAAAAAGCACGGGCTGCTCTACGACAGCTCGCTGATGAACCACATCAACCCCTATCGCCACACCGCCGAGGACGGCAGCCCCGGCGTGATCGAGCTGCCCTGGCACTGGAGCCTCGACGACGCGCCGCACGCGCTCTTCTCGGTGAAGTCGCCCCGGCCGATCTTCCCCAACTCGCACATGCTCGAGCTCTTCAAGGACGAGTTCCGCGAGATCTACCGCTGGGGCGGGCTCTACGACATCATCTTCCACCCCCAGATCACCGGCCGTCCCGGGCGCATCGCCATGCTGCGCGAGCTGATCGCCTTCATCCGCACCTTCCCCGATGTCTGGATCACCACCGGCGCCGAGGTGGCGGAGCATTGGGCCGGGCTCGAGGCGGAGGGCGCGGTATGA
- a CDS encoding SDR family NAD(P)-dependent oxidoreductase: MMTKADAMVSTPDGTGRFAGQVVAITGAGGALARATAVRLAAEGAKLALFDRDTEKLAETAALCPGALTVPGDVTSAADMAAFAEATQAAFGPAHKLVAAAGILGKAGPAIEMEEEMWDRVFAINVKGAWLAARAFIPQIRTHGAGAVVLFSSTAGVMGSPTLSAYSASKGAVSLLTRSLALNHAAENIRVNCVCPGTIDSPMSDSSFDMAGTGAARDAREAMMLAKIPMGRFGLPAEVADAVLYLLSDSAAYTSGVALPVDGARLA; the protein is encoded by the coding sequence ATGATGACGAAAGCTGATGCCATGGTCTCGACGCCTGACGGCACGGGCCGCTTCGCGGGCCAGGTGGTCGCGATCACCGGGGCGGGCGGCGCGCTCGCCCGCGCCACGGCGGTGCGGCTCGCGGCCGAGGGGGCAAAGCTCGCGCTCTTCGACCGCGACACGGAGAAACTGGCCGAGACCGCCGCGCTCTGCCCCGGCGCGCTCACCGTGCCGGGCGACGTGACCTCGGCCGCCGACATGGCCGCCTTCGCCGAAGCCACGCAGGCCGCCTTCGGCCCGGCGCACAAGCTCGTCGCCGCCGCCGGCATCCTCGGGAAGGCGGGCCCGGCCATCGAGATGGAGGAGGAGATGTGGGACCGCGTCTTCGCCATCAACGTGAAGGGCGCCTGGCTCGCCGCGCGCGCCTTCATCCCGCAGATCCGCACGCATGGCGCGGGGGCGGTGGTGCTGTTCTCCTCCACCGCCGGGGTGATGGGCTCGCCCACGCTCTCGGCCTATTCGGCCTCCAAGGGCGCGGTGAGCCTGCTCACCCGCTCGCTGGCGCTCAACCACGCGGCCGAGAACATCCGGGTGAACTGCGTCTGCCCCGGCACCATCGACAGCCCGATGTCGGATTCGAGCTTCGACATGGCCGGCACCGGGGCCGCGCGCGACGCCCGCGAGGCGATGATGCTCGCCAAGATCCCCATGGGCCGTTTCGGCCTGCCCGCCGAGGTGGCCGACGCGGTGCTCTACCTGCTGAGCGACAGCGCCGCCTACACCTCAGGCGTGGCGCTGCCCGTCGACGGCGCGCGCCTCGCCTGA
- a CDS encoding ABC transporter ATP-binding protein, protein MLAVEGIEAGYGRTRILHGLSIDVPKGGLIALLGGNGTGKSTCLKVIAGLLTPGAGRVTLDGEDITTLPAEDRPGRGLCLVPQGKEVFGAMSVEENLMMGGFHRRRDKADLAEDLEGVYTRFPRLKERRRVSAGMLSGGERQMLSIGRALMSRPRMLLLDEPSAALAPKVVEEIAEAILGLRELGLSLLLVEQNVGMALEIADHLHVIRGGRIAFSRVVDGGVAPDELRSFYLSGGHDDES, encoded by the coding sequence ATGCTCGCGGTTGAGGGGATCGAGGCCGGGTACGGCCGCACGCGCATCCTGCACGGGCTCAGCATCGACGTGCCGAAGGGCGGGCTCATCGCCCTCCTGGGCGGCAACGGCACCGGCAAGTCCACCTGCCTGAAGGTGATCGCCGGCCTGCTGACCCCCGGCGCCGGACGGGTGACGCTCGACGGCGAGGACATCACCACCCTTCCGGCGGAGGACCGGCCGGGCCGCGGCCTGTGCCTGGTGCCGCAGGGCAAGGAGGTCTTCGGCGCCATGAGTGTCGAGGAGAACCTGATGATGGGCGGCTTCCACCGCCGGCGCGACAAGGCGGACCTCGCGGAGGATCTCGAGGGCGTCTACACCCGTTTCCCGCGCCTGAAGGAGCGTCGGCGCGTCTCCGCCGGCATGCTCTCGGGCGGCGAGCGGCAGATGCTCTCCATCGGCCGGGCGCTGATGTCGCGGCCGCGCATGCTGCTGCTCGACGAGCCCTCGGCGGCCCTCGCCCCCAAGGTGGTGGAGGAGATCGCGGAAGCCATCCTCGGCCTGCGCGAGCTCGGCCTGTCGCTGCTGCTGGTGGAGCAGAACGTCGGCATGGCGCTGGAGATCGCGGACCATCTGCACGTGATCCGCGGCGGGCGCATCGCCTTTTCGCGCGTCGTGGACGGGGGCGTGGCCCCCGACGAATTGCGCAGCTTCTACCTCAGTGGGGGACATGATGACGAAAGCTGA
- a CDS encoding ABC transporter ATP-binding protein produces the protein MSALLEVTGATKRFAGVTAVDTVDLSVGQGEIVGLIGPNGSGKSTMVNLVTGDLMADTGSIRFRGEDITALPAWKRARLGMARSFQMIRLFRSLSVSDNLLLAKHAGMETTLGDSLMGRAAAREEEERLRVRARELLAWFELEAFADRPVGALSIGQQRMVELARGVIADPTLFVLDEPAAGLSPPNVDRLIVLIRRMRDEFGMAILLVEHDMRVVRDLCERLVVLDSGLKLAEGAPAAVTSDPKVVEAYIGTGWKRHARG, from the coding sequence ATGAGCGCACTTCTCGAAGTCACGGGGGCCACGAAGCGCTTCGCCGGCGTCACCGCGGTCGACACGGTGGACCTCTCGGTGGGGCAGGGCGAGATCGTCGGCCTCATCGGGCCGAACGGCTCGGGCAAGTCGACCATGGTGAACCTGGTGACGGGGGACCTGATGGCCGATACGGGCTCCATCCGCTTTCGCGGCGAGGACATCACCGCCCTGCCGGCCTGGAAACGGGCGCGGCTGGGCATGGCGCGCAGCTTCCAGATGATCCGGCTGTTCCGCTCGCTCAGCGTGTCGGACAACCTGCTGCTCGCCAAGCACGCGGGCATGGAGACCACGCTGGGAGACTCGCTCATGGGCCGCGCCGCCGCGCGCGAGGAGGAGGAGCGCCTGCGCGTGCGGGCGCGCGAGCTGCTCGCCTGGTTCGAGCTCGAGGCCTTCGCCGACCGCCCGGTGGGCGCGCTCTCCATCGGCCAGCAGCGCATGGTCGAGCTCGCGCGCGGTGTCATCGCCGACCCCACGCTCTTCGTGCTCGACGAGCCGGCGGCCGGCCTCTCGCCGCCCAACGTGGACCGGCTGATCGTGCTCATCCGCCGCATGCGCGACGAGTTCGGCATGGCCATCCTGCTGGTGGAGCATGACATGCGCGTGGTGCGTGACCTGTGCGAGCGCCTCGTGGTGCTCGACTCGGGGCTGAAACTGGCCGAGGGCGCGCCTGCGGCCGTGACCTCCGACCCGAAGGTGGTCGAGGCCTATATCGGAACGGGATGGAAACGTCATGCTCGCGGTTGA
- a CDS encoding branched-chain amino acid ABC transporter permease: MKAGLSLLVAAVLVAAPFLTGGYELQVLMVALLYVTLTTGLNLVSGYAGQFSFAQGAFYGIGGYTTAIMGRDLGTGFWINLPAGIVVTGLFGLLLGIPALRLKGHFLAIVTIAFQTIVYLGLIQWSGFTGGQNGILVPPIGAVSLFGATLFDITGLTAHYWLTLVFAVVAVWVAWRLVHSRLGREWVAVKDDETLAGAIGLDTTRAKLTAFVASAAFAGAAGVLNAHVMRGVTPDDFTIWISCTVVAMMVVGGRGTFLGPIIGAVLLTILPELTGSFAQYKLFLFGVLLVVIIIALPEGLVGRWRKSREARA; the protein is encoded by the coding sequence ATGAAGGCAGGTCTTTCGCTTCTCGTCGCCGCGGTGCTCGTCGCGGCGCCCTTCCTCACCGGCGGGTACGAGCTGCAGGTGCTCATGGTCGCACTGCTCTACGTCACCCTCACCACCGGGCTCAACCTGGTCTCCGGCTATGCCGGGCAGTTCTCCTTCGCCCAGGGCGCGTTCTACGGCATCGGCGGCTACACCACCGCCATCATGGGGCGCGACCTCGGCACCGGCTTCTGGATCAACCTTCCCGCCGGCATCGTGGTCACCGGGCTGTTCGGGCTCCTGCTCGGCATCCCGGCGCTGCGGCTGAAGGGGCATTTCCTCGCCATCGTCACCATCGCCTTCCAGACCATCGTCTACCTCGGGCTCATCCAGTGGAGCGGCTTCACCGGCGGGCAGAACGGCATCCTGGTGCCGCCCATCGGCGCGGTTTCGCTCTTCGGCGCCACGCTGTTCGACATCACCGGCCTCACCGCGCATTACTGGCTCACGCTCGTCTTCGCCGTGGTGGCGGTGTGGGTGGCCTGGCGGCTGGTGCACTCGCGGCTGGGCCGCGAATGGGTGGCGGTGAAGGACGACGAGACGCTGGCCGGCGCCATCGGCCTCGACACCACGCGCGCGAAGCTCACCGCCTTCGTGGCCTCCGCCGCCTTCGCCGGGGCCGCGGGCGTGCTCAACGCCCATGTGATGCGCGGCGTCACCCCGGATGACTTCACCATCTGGATCTCCTGCACCGTGGTGGCGATGATGGTGGTGGGCGGCCGGGGCACCTTCCTCGGGCCGATCATCGGCGCCGTCCTGCTCACCATCCTCCCCGAGCTCACCGGCAGTTTCGCGCAGTACAAGCTGTTCCTGTTCGGCGTGCTGCTGGTGGTGATCATCATCGCGCTTCCCGAGGGCCTCGTGGGCCGCTGGCGCAAGAGCAGGGAGGCACGGGCATGA
- a CDS encoding branched-chain amino acid ABC transporter permease → MDLFLQYLANGIVIGSAYVLVAIGLTLIFGILGVVNFAHGEFYMLGAYAGVLTVTLLGLPLIAALVVVIAFSAVLGVFAEAILHRALRERDMTSSIIASFGLAVALQNAALLTIGPRPMLLQTDLSMLAVEFGPVYLPLPRALIPVAMVVMVGLLFAVLRYTWTGRSLRAMAQHRTVARLCGVRVERVAMVTFMVGAGLAGVSGFLMSSVLMVTPVIGNMIVLKAFTVVILGGMGDIMGAAVAGLLLGVVETMTSAYLTNGLRDIIGFVIVIAVLLFRPQGLFGKSVERS, encoded by the coding sequence GTGGACCTGTTTCTCCAGTATCTCGCGAACGGGATCGTCATCGGCTCGGCCTACGTGCTGGTGGCGATCGGCCTCACGCTCATCTTCGGCATCCTCGGCGTGGTGAACTTCGCCCATGGCGAGTTCTACATGCTCGGCGCCTATGCCGGGGTGCTCACCGTCACGCTGCTGGGCCTGCCGCTCATCGCGGCGCTGGTGGTGGTGATCGCCTTCTCGGCGGTGCTCGGCGTGTTTGCCGAGGCCATCCTGCACCGCGCCTTGCGCGAGCGGGACATGACGAGTTCGATCATCGCCTCCTTCGGCCTTGCGGTGGCGCTGCAGAACGCGGCGCTGCTCACCATCGGGCCGCGGCCCATGCTGCTGCAGACCGACCTCTCGATGCTCGCCGTCGAGTTCGGGCCGGTCTACCTGCCGCTGCCGCGCGCACTCATCCCGGTGGCGATGGTGGTGATGGTGGGGCTGCTCTTCGCCGTGCTGCGCTACACCTGGACCGGGCGCAGCCTGCGCGCCATGGCCCAGCACCGCACGGTGGCCCGGCTCTGCGGGGTGCGGGTGGAACGGGTGGCCATGGTCACCTTCATGGTGGGGGCGGGGCTGGCCGGGGTGTCGGGCTTCCTGATGTCCTCGGTGCTGATGGTCACCCCCGTCATCGGCAACATGATCGTGCTCAAGGCCTTCACCGTGGTGATCCTCGGCGGCATGGGCGACATCATGGGGGCGGCGGTGGCCGGCCTGCTGCTGGGCGTGGTCGAGACGATGACCTCCGCCTATCTCACCAACGGGCTGCGGGACATCATCGGCTTCGTGATCGTGATCGCGGTGCTGCTGTTCCGCCCGCAGGGCCTGTTCGGCAAATCGGTGGAGCGCTCGTGA
- a CDS encoding ABC transporter substrate-binding protein, translating to MTEFSRRRMLGLIGAGLATPTILRAQDTSVLRVGGMLPLSGPGSIEGHQVLKGLEMAVAEANAAGGVFGRQLELVMEDDEANSTKGVTAVRKLIERDEVPFIIGTYPTQVVIAAMQVAREYGVPMLSGGSTGAAGTEANEVGDPWFFRAWPDSNGQGEDTAQAIVHRFGAKRVAILHDSTNYGNTLADQVTKLVEAEGGEILSRDSFNVGEADFSPVLIRLRSEKPDAVYIGGWAGDGANIVRQSAEVGLRTQFVGSGSMVSDDFIDLAGPASEGFAVATLYESSTPNRFGYDFGQRFKAANGYEAGTLNALGFDSTNIAIEAMRRVGRPDSRAIQKMLKDGMADFPITMGPDGTTADFDDTGSVRFPMFIAVIKNGKRVI from the coding sequence ATGACCGAATTTTCCCGCCGCAGGATGCTCGGCCTCATCGGAGCCGGGCTCGCCACCCCCACCATCCTTCGCGCACAGGACACTTCGGTGCTCCGGGTGGGCGGAATGCTTCCCCTCTCGGGCCCCGGCTCCATCGAGGGGCACCAGGTGCTCAAGGGCCTGGAGATGGCCGTCGCCGAAGCGAATGCCGCCGGCGGCGTGTTCGGCCGCCAGCTCGAACTGGTGATGGAGGATGACGAGGCCAACTCCACCAAGGGCGTGACCGCAGTGCGCAAGCTCATCGAGCGCGACGAGGTGCCCTTCATCATCGGCACCTATCCCACCCAGGTGGTGATCGCGGCCATGCAGGTGGCGCGGGAGTACGGCGTGCCGATGCTCTCCGGCGGCTCCACCGGTGCCGCGGGCACCGAGGCGAACGAGGTGGGCGACCCCTGGTTCTTCCGCGCCTGGCCGGATTCCAACGGCCAGGGCGAGGACACCGCCCAGGCCATCGTGCACCGGTTCGGCGCGAAGCGCGTCGCCATCCTGCACGATTCGACCAACTACGGGAACACGCTGGCCGACCAGGTGACGAAGCTGGTGGAGGCCGAGGGCGGCGAGATCCTGTCGCGCGACAGCTTCAACGTGGGCGAGGCGGATTTCTCCCCCGTGCTGATCCGCCTGCGCTCGGAGAAGCCGGACGCGGTCTACATCGGCGGCTGGGCGGGCGACGGCGCGAACATCGTGCGCCAGTCCGCCGAGGTGGGGCTGCGCACCCAGTTCGTCGGCTCCGGCTCCATGGTCTCGGACGATTTCATCGACCTCGCCGGCCCCGCCTCCGAGGGGTTCGCGGTGGCCACGCTCTACGAATCGAGCACGCCCAACAGGTTCGGCTACGATTTCGGCCAGCGCTTCAAGGCGGCCAACGGCTACGAGGCCGGCACGCTGAACGCGCTCGGCTTCGACAGCACCAACATCGCCATCGAGGCCATGCGCCGGGTGGGCAGGCCCGACAGCCGCGCGATCCAGAAGATGCTCAAGGATGGCATGGCCGACTTCCCCATCACCATGGGCCCGGACGGCACCACCGCCGATTTCGATGACACGGGCAGCGTGCGCTTCCCGATGTTCATCGCCGTGATCAAGAACGGCAAACGCGTCATCTGA
- a CDS encoding penicillin acylase family protein, which produces MKDGMTGGIAIEGLAAPAEIRVDAWGIPHIRAASEADLFLAQGFNAARDRLWQIDLWRKRGLGRLAASFGPGYLAQDIASRHLLFRGDMEAEWLAYAPDTRAICEAFVAGVNGYIAWAMDDPARLPPEFALTGSAPEPWAAEDVVRIRSHALTRNAISEVIRNQILAGLDAETDLLRKNLEPRVTPGDTGIAPGSVPMAVLDTFRLGTAGVSFSPERLAATLPEAQRWRRVDSLAQVVADTTWTGSNNWAVAATRTSTGRPVMAGDPHRAHGLPSLRYLVHLTAPGLDVIGAGEPAVPGISMGHNGTAAFTQTIFPADQEDIFVLSLDPANRARYRQGDGWESFEEVTEQIEVKGAPAQPCTLLFSRHGPVLHMGEGHAYALRSVWFEPGSAAYLGGLSTMRAKTLPAFRDGLRRFATPSLNHLYADVSGTIAWQPAGMIPVRRGWDGLMPVPGDGSLDWDGFLSLDDLPMLRDPQEGFVASANEANLPPDWDHTAVQVGYEWLESSRALRLRAALASGTHDVADACALQTDVLSLPGLRLKALVAALPDAPAEARALFADWDGRMDVDSAAGALCELWWEQHLKPGLLARLVPDEALRALFAPGDVEGILSALERPAALFGPAPEAARDALLAETLAQAVTALHALQGPVADWRWGGLHHGYFEHPLTQLRAGLDIGPLEKPGSASTVMHAAYRGSDFRVTTGASVRFVLDVGNWDASLCINAPGQSGDPRSEHYADLAPLWATGAYVPFLYSDAAVEAATRQRITLVPAG; this is translated from the coding sequence ATGAAAGACGGCATGACGGGCGGGATCGCCATCGAGGGGCTGGCGGCGCCGGCGGAGATCCGGGTGGACGCATGGGGCATTCCCCACATCCGCGCGGCCAGCGAGGCGGACCTGTTCCTGGCCCAGGGCTTCAACGCGGCCCGCGACCGGCTGTGGCAGATCGACCTGTGGCGCAAGCGCGGGCTGGGGCGGCTGGCGGCAAGCTTCGGCCCCGGCTACCTCGCGCAGGACATCGCGTCGCGCCATCTCCTGTTCCGTGGCGACATGGAGGCGGAATGGCTGGCCTACGCCCCCGACACCCGCGCCATCTGCGAGGCTTTCGTGGCCGGGGTGAACGGCTACATCGCCTGGGCGATGGACGACCCCGCGCGCCTGCCGCCGGAGTTCGCCCTCACCGGCTCGGCGCCGGAACCCTGGGCGGCGGAGGACGTGGTGCGCATCCGCAGCCACGCCCTCACCCGCAACGCCATCTCCGAGGTGATCCGCAACCAGATCCTCGCCGGGCTGGACGCGGAGACCGACCTGCTGCGCAAGAACCTCGAGCCGAGGGTGACCCCCGGCGACACCGGCATCGCGCCCGGCAGCGTGCCGATGGCGGTGCTGGACACGTTCCGCCTCGGCACCGCCGGGGTGAGTTTCTCGCCCGAGCGCCTCGCCGCCACCCTGCCGGAGGCGCAGCGCTGGCGCCGGGTCGACAGCCTGGCCCAGGTGGTGGCCGACACCACCTGGACCGGCTCGAACAACTGGGCCGTGGCGGCCACGCGCACCTCCACCGGGCGCCCGGTGATGGCGGGGGACCCGCACCGCGCCCATGGCCTGCCCTCGTTGCGCTACCTCGTGCATCTCACCGCGCCGGGGCTGGACGTGATCGGCGCGGGCGAGCCCGCGGTGCCCGGCATCTCCATGGGCCACAACGGCACCGCCGCCTTCACCCAGACCATCTTTCCCGCCGACCAGGAGGACATCTTCGTCCTCTCCCTCGACCCCGCGAACCGGGCCCGCTACCGGCAGGGCGACGGCTGGGAAAGCTTTGAGGAGGTGACCGAGCAGATCGAGGTGAAGGGCGCACCCGCGCAGCCCTGCACCCTCCTCTTCAGCCGCCACGGCCCGGTGCTGCACATGGGCGAGGGCCACGCCTATGCCCTGCGCTCGGTCTGGTTCGAGCCCGGCTCGGCGGCCTATCTCGGCGGGCTCTCCACCATGCGGGCGAAAACCCTGCCCGCGTTCCGCGACGGGCTACGCCGCTTCGCCACGCCCAGCCTCAACCACCTCTACGCCGACGTCTCCGGCACCATCGCCTGGCAGCCGGCCGGGATGATCCCGGTGCGCCGCGGCTGGGACGGGCTGATGCCCGTGCCCGGCGACGGGAGCCTGGACTGGGACGGCTTCCTCTCCCTCGACGACCTGCCGATGCTGCGCGACCCGCAGGAGGGGTTCGTGGCCAGCGCCAACGAGGCGAACCTGCCGCCGGACTGGGACCATACGGCGGTGCAGGTGGGCTACGAGTGGCTGGAGAGCAGCCGCGCCCTACGCCTGCGCGCGGCTCTCGCTTCCGGCACGCATGACGTGGCCGATGCCTGCGCATTGCAGACCGACGTGCTCTCGCTGCCCGGCCTCCGGCTGAAGGCCCTCGTCGCCGCCCTGCCGGACGCCCCGGCCGAGGCGCGTGCGCTCTTCGCGGACTGGGATGGCCGGATGGATGTGGACTCCGCCGCCGGTGCGCTGTGCGAACTGTGGTGGGAGCAGCACCTGAAGCCGGGCCTGCTGGCCCGCCTGGTGCCCGACGAGGCCCTGCGCGCGCTCTTCGCGCCGGGCGACGTGGAGGGCATCCTCTCCGCGCTGGAACGGCCCGCCGCCCTCTTCGGCCCCGCCCCGGAGGCCGCGCGCGACGCCCTTCTGGCCGAGACGCTCGCACAGGCCGTCACCGCCCTGCACGCGCTGCAGGGCCCGGTGGCGGACTGGCGCTGGGGCGGGCTGCATCACGGCTATTTCGAGCATCCGCTGACGCAGTTGCGCGCCGGGCTGGACATCGGCCCGCTGGAAAAGCCCGGCAGCGCCTCCACGGTGATGCACGCGGCCTACCGCGGCTCCGACTTCCGGGTGACGACAGGCGCCTCCGTGCGCTTCGTGCTGGACGTGGGCAACTGGGATGCGAGCCTGTGCATCAACGCCCCCGGCCAGTCCGGCGACCCGCGCTCGGAGCATTACGCCGATCTCGCCCCGCTTTGGGCAACGGGCGCCTATGTGCCCTTCCTCTACTCCGACGCCGCGGTGGAGGCCGCCACGCGCCAGCGCATCACCCTCGTGCCCGCCGGCTGA